Proteins encoded together in one Oncorhynchus mykiss isolate Arlee chromosome 7, USDA_OmykA_1.1, whole genome shotgun sequence window:
- the mdfi gene encoding myoD family inhibitor: protein MKNPKKLQSNPSITSQSSKRSKSSSKSNSSQIPIEAQDDCCVHCILACLFCEFLTLCNIVLDCATCGSCAGDDSACFCCCCASEECGDCELPCDMDCGIIDACCESADCLEICMECCGLCFSS, encoded by the exons ATGAAGAACCCTAAGAAGCTCCAGTCCAACCCCTCCATCACCTCTCAGAGCAGCAAGAGGAGCAAGAGCTCCTCCAAGAGCAACAGCTCCCAGATACCTATAGAGGCACAGGATG acTGTTGTGTTCACTGTATCCTGGCCTGTCTGTTCTGTGAGTTCCTGACTCTGTGTAACATCGTGTTGGACTGTGCCACCTGTGGTTCGTGTGCGGGGGACGACTCGGCGTGTTTCTGCTGCTGCTGTGCCTCCGAGGAGTGTGGCGACTGTGAGCTGCCGTGTGACATGGACTGTGGGATCATCGACGCGTGCTGCGAGTCTGCAGACTGCCTGGAGATCTGTATGGAGTGCTGtggtctctgtttctcctcctga